A genomic window from Desulfonatronovibrio magnus includes:
- the ahbA gene encoding siroheme decarboxylase subunit alpha: MNYHQEGLNFVERQILDIIQTDFPIASRPYAEIGKRVELTEAETLSVVRALKQKGVIRRIGANFQSKKLGWHSTLCAASVPEDKLDEFVAEVNSHPGVTHNYLRKHRQNVWFTYIGPSEKDVADSLQDITRKTGIEILNLPARNLFKIKVDFPMQRNLDIFRGKL; the protein is encoded by the coding sequence ATGAACTATCACCAGGAAGGACTGAACTTTGTAGAGCGGCAAATTCTTGATATAATCCAGACTGATTTTCCAATAGCGTCAAGGCCGTATGCGGAAATTGGCAAGAGGGTTGAACTGACTGAAGCAGAAACCCTGAGTGTGGTCAGAGCTTTGAAACAAAAAGGGGTTATCAGACGCATCGGGGCAAATTTTCAGTCCAAAAAACTGGGCTGGCACAGCACTCTTTGTGCGGCCAGCGTGCCTGAGGATAAGCTTGATGAGTTTGTAGCCGAGGTCAACAGCCATCCGGGCGTAACCCATAACTACCTGCGCAAGCATCGACAAAACGTATGGTTCACATACATCGGACCCTCTGAAAAGGATGTAGCTGACTCTTTGCAGGATATCACCCGCAAAACCGGCATAGAAATCCTTAACCTGCCTGCCAGAAATCTGTTCAAGATCAAGGTAGATTTTCCAATGCAACGTAATTTGGACATTTTTAGAGGTAAATTGTGA
- a CDS encoding AMP-binding protein, which translates to MSTEQTIGQIFQKSVEFFPQRPALGYVGQEPLSYAQLNDKVQGLCALLEESGVKKGDKVAILSENCPNWGMVFLSVVSMGAVAVPILPQFHSGAVVHIIKHSETKVIFTSRSLFPKIDDADLSGLTVFLIDDFSVVDENPQSRTKIKDALNTSLKGFDRLKQSAYKFAGWDKLGDTSPDDLAVIVYTSGTTGNSKGVMLSHGSMVYDARMAGNIVDAGSEDRFLSILPLAHTYECSLGLLAPVTFGAAVYYLQEAPTPRILIPAMGKVKPTIMLMVPLVIEKIFKTRILPQLNKSRFMSFLYGFSFIRKKLHKLAGKKLMSSFGGEIKALCIGGAALAPEAEMFLRDAGIPYSVGYGLTETAPLVAGARTDKTKFTSTGPALDGLEIKIDNPDPRTGIGEILVKGPNVMQGYYKSPALTSEVLTPEGWLHTGDLGKIDQDNYLYIKGRLKNVIVGPSGENIYPEEVEAVINQYDYVLESLVYSVNNRLIARVHLNYEKLDEDFGLKNIPETKVAQQVKELLQELRQNVNSQVSEFSRLHKIIEQTEPFEKTPTQKIKRYLYIEE; encoded by the coding sequence GTGAGCACTGAACAAACTATTGGTCAAATTTTTCAAAAAAGTGTTGAATTTTTTCCCCAGCGGCCGGCATTGGGTTATGTGGGTCAAGAACCTTTAAGCTATGCCCAGCTCAATGATAAAGTGCAGGGCCTGTGCGCACTTCTTGAAGAAAGCGGAGTAAAAAAAGGGGATAAGGTTGCCATACTCAGTGAAAACTGTCCCAACTGGGGGATGGTTTTCCTTTCGGTTGTGTCCATGGGGGCGGTGGCTGTCCCTATACTTCCACAATTCCATTCTGGTGCAGTTGTGCATATCATCAAGCATTCTGAAACTAAAGTCATCTTTACATCCCGATCTCTTTTTCCCAAAATTGATGATGCTGACCTTTCAGGCTTGACTGTTTTTCTTATTGATGACTTTTCTGTAGTAGATGAAAATCCGCAGAGCAGGACAAAGATTAAGGACGCATTAAATACCAGCCTGAAAGGGTTTGATCGACTTAAGCAATCAGCCTACAAGTTTGCCGGCTGGGATAAACTGGGCGACACAAGTCCGGATGATCTTGCGGTGATTGTTTATACATCAGGTACAACAGGCAATTCCAAAGGGGTCATGCTGAGTCATGGCAGTATGGTTTATGATGCCAGGATGGCAGGCAACATTGTTGATGCAGGCTCTGAGGATAGATTTTTATCCATCCTGCCATTAGCTCATACCTATGAGTGTTCTCTTGGACTGCTTGCTCCTGTCACCTTCGGTGCAGCAGTTTATTACCTGCAGGAGGCGCCAACACCCAGGATACTTATACCTGCTATGGGCAAAGTCAAACCGACAATCATGCTCATGGTGCCACTGGTTATTGAAAAGATTTTCAAAACCAGAATTTTGCCTCAACTGAATAAAAGCAGGTTTATGTCCTTTTTGTACGGTTTTTCATTCATTCGTAAGAAGCTGCACAAGCTGGCCGGTAAAAAGCTTATGAGTTCCTTTGGGGGGGAAATCAAGGCCCTGTGCATTGGTGGGGCTGCGCTTGCGCCTGAAGCTGAAATGTTTTTAAGGGACGCAGGGATTCCCTACTCTGTGGGTTATGGGCTTACTGAAACTGCTCCCTTAGTGGCTGGAGCGAGAACAGATAAGACCAAGTTTACATCAACAGGTCCTGCCTTAGATGGCCTGGAGATCAAAATCGATAACCCTGACCCCAGGACCGGAATTGGGGAAATACTGGTTAAAGGCCCCAATGTAATGCAGGGTTATTACAAATCTCCGGCACTTACCAGTGAAGTGCTTACTCCTGAAGGTTGGCTGCATACAGGTGATCTGGGCAAGATAGACCAGGACAACTATCTGTATATCAAGGGCAGGCTCAAAAATGTTATTGTGGGGCCCAGCGGTGAAAATATATACCCTGAGGAAGTTGAGGCAGTGATCAATCAATATGACTACGTACTTGAATCCCTGGTCTATTCTGTGAACAACCGCCTGATAGCCAGGGTGCATCTCAATTATGAAAAACTTGATGAGGATTTTGGTCTGAAAAATATTCCAGAGACAAAAGTGGCTCAGCAGGTAAAGGAACTACTGCAGGAACTGCGGCAAAATGTAAATTCGCAGGTCTCTGAGTTTTCCAGACTGCACAAAATCATTGAGCAGACTGAACCTTTTGAAAAGACCCCAACCCAGAAAATTAAAAGATATCTATATATTGAGGAATAA
- the ahbD gene encoding heme b synthase yields MGHHIKGHGGPGLRLVAWEITRSCNLACKHCRAEAHPEPFAGELDTAEAKKLIDSFKQAGDPVVIFTGGEPLLRPDVFELVSYADSKGLRCVMAPNGTLINPENARLMKDSGIQRCSISIDGPNAAEHDLFRGVPGSFGLSMQGIDYLKEAGIPFQINTTVTRDNLHQFRDIFKLAQELGAVAWHIFMLVPTGRGADIKDQAISAVEYEEVLNWFYDFRKTTNMHLKATCAPHYYRIMRQRAREEKIEVNQENFGLDAMSRGCLGGIGFCFISHVGQVQPCGYLELDCGNVRKTPFPEIWKNSPNFLKLRDKTQYKGKCGQCHYHKVCGGCRARAFTMDQDFLAPEPLCTYDPMKSKQDKA; encoded by the coding sequence ATGGGCCATCATATTAAAGGGCACGGTGGCCCGGGACTCAGGCTTGTAGCCTGGGAAATAACCAGGTCATGCAATCTGGCCTGCAAACATTGCCGGGCAGAGGCACATCCTGAACCATTTGCAGGAGAACTCGACACTGCAGAGGCCAAAAAGCTGATTGATTCTTTCAAGCAGGCAGGAGATCCAGTAGTGATATTTACCGGAGGAGAACCTCTGCTTCGTCCGGATGTTTTCGAGCTGGTCAGTTATGCAGATTCCAAAGGGTTGCGCTGCGTAATGGCGCCCAATGGAACATTGATTAACCCGGAGAATGCCAGGTTGATGAAGGATTCAGGTATCCAGCGCTGCAGCATCTCCATAGACGGACCAAATGCTGCTGAACATGATCTGTTCAGGGGCGTACCTGGAAGTTTTGGCCTTTCCATGCAGGGGATTGATTACTTAAAAGAAGCAGGCATTCCCTTTCAGATTAATACTACAGTGACCAGGGACAATCTCCATCAGTTCAGGGATATTTTCAAGCTGGCCCAGGAGCTTGGTGCAGTGGCCTGGCATATATTCATGCTGGTCCCCACTGGCAGAGGCGCGGATATTAAGGATCAGGCCATTTCCGCTGTGGAATATGAAGAGGTTCTCAACTGGTTTTATGACTTCCGCAAAACAACAAACATGCATCTCAAGGCAACCTGCGCTCCTCATTATTACCGCATTATGCGTCAAAGGGCCAGAGAGGAAAAGATAGAAGTCAATCAGGAAAACTTCGGGCTGGATGCCATGTCCAGAGGATGCCTTGGAGGCATTGGCTTTTGTTTTATTTCCCATGTGGGGCAGGTTCAACCGTGCGGATACCTTGAGCTTGATTGCGGTAATGTCAGAAAAACCCCTTTTCCTGAGATATGGAAAAATTCTCCCAATTTTTTAAAGCTCCGTGACAAGACCCAATATAAAGGGAAATGTGGGCAATGCCATTACCACAAAGTGTGTGGAGGTTGCCGGGCCAGAGCTTTTACCATGGATCAGGACTTTCTTGCTCCTGAGCCTTTGTGTACATATGATCCTATGAAAAGCAAACAGGATAAGGCATGA